One Aneurinibacillus migulanus genomic region harbors:
- a CDS encoding phage tail sheath C-terminal domain-containing protein, whose product MGLPKIDIIFKTLAVSAVSRSARGIVALIVRDTKTEVKIYNGIEEVKTTDFSAENIVHVKEAFYGTPSKVIVVPIGAEAPLADALNTLKGMYFNYLAMPAATETDITDITAFIKGQRTNKKRIYKAVLANAAADDEGIINFTTTNIKMKDGKTKTTADFTVRLASVFAGLPFTRSATYYAFSDVESIDEHDDPNADIDAGQLILINDGRKVKIGRAVNSLVTFTTEKSAIFSKIRIVEVVDMIREDIRMTFEDNYVGKYTNSFVNKMMFVTSVNAYFQQLVIENALDAEGLNRARIDAEANKLYLESIGKDISTMNDSQLLRANTASNVFLAANISALDSMEDLTFVIGL is encoded by the coding sequence ATGGGACTGCCTAAGATTGATATTATCTTCAAAACCCTAGCTGTTAGTGCTGTATCACGTTCAGCGCGTGGGATTGTAGCCCTTATCGTTCGAGACACGAAAACAGAAGTGAAGATATACAACGGTATTGAAGAAGTGAAAACGACCGATTTCAGCGCCGAGAACATTGTGCATGTAAAGGAAGCTTTTTACGGTACACCATCAAAAGTTATCGTGGTGCCGATTGGGGCCGAGGCTCCTTTGGCTGATGCACTCAATACATTGAAGGGCATGTATTTCAACTATCTAGCTATGCCAGCAGCTACGGAAACTGATATTACAGATATCACAGCGTTTATTAAAGGTCAACGCACTAATAAGAAACGAATTTATAAGGCTGTACTTGCAAATGCCGCCGCTGATGATGAGGGTATTATCAACTTTACAACAACGAACATCAAAATGAAGGATGGTAAAACAAAAACAACGGCTGATTTCACAGTGCGTCTTGCTTCCGTATTTGCTGGACTTCCGTTTACTCGCTCGGCTACGTACTATGCTTTTTCCGATGTAGAATCCATTGATGAACATGACGATCCGAATGCAGATATTGATGCCGGGCAACTCATCCTAATCAATGACGGCCGGAAGGTGAAGATTGGACGCGCTGTAAACTCCTTGGTGACGTTCACAACTGAAAAGTCAGCTATCTTCTCTAAGATTCGTATTGTCGAGGTTGTCGATATGATTCGCGAGGATATTCGTATGACATTTGAAGATAATTACGTTGGTAAATACACAAACAGCTTTGTAAATAAGATGATGTTTGTTACCTCGGTAAATGCATATTTTCAGCAACTTGTAATCGAAAATGCACTTGATGCTGAAGGTTTAAACCGTGCTCGGATAGATGCAGAAGCGAACAAGCTTTATCTTGAATCGATTGGAAAAGACATATCGACAATGAATGATAGCCAACTTTTACGAGCTAATACGGCGTCGAATGTATTTTTAGCTGCGAATATTAGCGCTCTTGATTCAATGGAAGATTTAACATTTGTAATCGGATTATAG
- a CDS encoding phage tail tube protein has translation MSVEDKVYTGSGGKVYFDGEELFYVQKSELKVTPKRENFDLVGELDEYSKLVGLSGKGSVEVIKTNAFVYRRFVEEMKKGKDPTFTYIGEVTNAATNETQTAIANECKIDGDLDIMSFEPKKIMNDAISFTFPPTKMEFEE, from the coding sequence ATGTCAGTAGAAGATAAGGTATATACCGGATCGGGTGGCAAAGTTTACTTTGATGGCGAGGAATTGTTCTATGTTCAAAAATCAGAGTTAAAAGTCACACCGAAACGCGAAAACTTCGATCTAGTTGGTGAATTGGATGAGTATTCTAAACTAGTCGGGTTGAGTGGAAAAGGTAGTGTCGAAGTAATTAAAACAAACGCTTTTGTATATAGGCGCTTTGTTGAAGAAATGAAAAAAGGGAAAGATCCTACCTTTACGTATATCGGGGAAGTTACAAACGCAGCTACAAATGAGACACAAACAGCTATTGCTAACGAATGTAAAATTGATGGCGATCTTGATATTATGTCGTTCGAACCCAAGAAAATTATGAATGATGCAATATCGTTTACATTCCCACCAACAAAAATGGAATTTGAAGAATAA
- a CDS encoding phage tail tape measure protein has product MSDFVVSTELSLKDSFTNPMRGATQAVDELRKRLERTNDAIDSIGPATSQVGSQMESFWQRSVSQANASYYAYTRVGRYLAVGLVAAAGAAVTALGALGVAGIQSAMEMENNVSRIQASLGVTNEKAEQLGEIAKSTFVNGWGDSLQAVSDDLVILRQNMGNLGDDTSGELLDYAYTIRDAFGGEIMESTRTASVMMKQFGIDGYEAMDLITTGFQKGGNFSDELLDTMREYAPQFKDMGLSANQMTAILVKGAEAGAWNLDKVGDAVKEFNLRAQDGSKTTTEGFEAIGLNADKMGEAIAQGGEKGQQAFVATIAALANMKDPLKQNEAGVNLFGTQWEDVRAKVITAMADGVKGLGDVEGATEKAGEALQNNLQHKAIKVWRELSTSIGENMKPVLAELSKVADMLIAKMPEITAAIDTVFATAGKVYNFIKTNWPMIETVVGSITAAVVAYNATLLILNARLIAVNTWTKIVTAAQIAWNIAMNLNPLGVVIALIAGVVAGAILLYKNFDVVKEKTHQLWAAIKSAWENVKTKTAAVWGEFKETISTAMETAKKKASEFFEPVKKWIDTIVEKWEAFKKSITSFELPKFELPSWMGGGGDSNLPGHKDGLPYVPYDNYVARLHKGERVLTAQENKDYNKGIVNNKTTTNNTTTSTVNKPTNVVVNYYASGAGEDTEFRRFMAKFGPALENI; this is encoded by the coding sequence TTGTCTGATTTTGTAGTAAGCACTGAACTTTCTTTAAAAGATAGTTTCACTAATCCAATGCGAGGTGCCACACAGGCAGTAGATGAGCTTAGAAAAAGATTAGAAAGAACAAATGATGCTATTGACTCTATTGGCCCTGCAACCTCTCAAGTAGGTTCGCAAATGGAAAGCTTTTGGCAACGTTCAGTAAGCCAAGCGAATGCCTCATATTATGCATACACGCGTGTTGGTAGATATCTTGCTGTTGGTCTTGTAGCTGCTGCTGGGGCCGCTGTTACTGCGTTAGGGGCTTTGGGGGTAGCCGGGATACAAAGTGCCATGGAGATGGAGAATAACGTCTCCAGAATACAAGCAAGCCTCGGTGTTACTAATGAGAAAGCAGAACAACTAGGGGAGATTGCTAAATCTACATTTGTGAATGGATGGGGCGACTCTCTACAGGCTGTTTCCGACGATCTTGTCATCTTAAGGCAAAACATGGGTAACTTAGGTGATGATACAAGTGGTGAATTACTAGATTATGCATACACCATCCGGGATGCCTTTGGTGGAGAGATAATGGAGAGTACACGTACAGCCTCCGTTATGATGAAACAGTTTGGTATTGATGGTTATGAGGCTATGGACTTAATCACCACAGGCTTTCAAAAGGGTGGTAACTTCTCGGATGAGTTGCTTGATACTATGCGTGAGTATGCTCCGCAATTTAAGGATATGGGCCTATCTGCTAACCAAATGACAGCAATTCTAGTTAAGGGTGCCGAAGCAGGTGCATGGAATTTAGATAAAGTCGGGGATGCTGTAAAAGAATTTAATCTACGTGCCCAGGATGGAAGTAAAACCACCACAGAAGGATTCGAAGCAATCGGATTAAATGCTGATAAAATGGGTGAGGCAATCGCTCAAGGTGGCGAAAAAGGACAACAGGCTTTTGTTGCTACGATTGCAGCATTGGCGAATATGAAAGATCCATTGAAGCAGAATGAAGCTGGGGTTAATTTGTTCGGTACACAATGGGAAGATGTACGTGCTAAAGTAATAACAGCAATGGCAGATGGAGTAAAAGGTTTGGGTGATGTAGAAGGCGCAACCGAGAAGGCAGGAGAAGCACTCCAAAATAATCTACAGCACAAAGCTATTAAGGTGTGGCGAGAACTTTCTACTAGTATCGGCGAAAATATGAAGCCTGTTCTAGCTGAGTTAAGTAAAGTGGCAGATATGTTAATTGCTAAGATGCCAGAGATTACGGCAGCAATCGATACTGTATTCGCTACTGCCGGCAAAGTCTATAACTTCATAAAAACGAACTGGCCCATGATCGAGACAGTGGTAGGAAGCATTACGGCTGCTGTAGTCGCCTATAACGCAACCTTGCTTATTTTAAATGCCCGACTTATTGCAGTGAATACATGGACGAAAATTGTTACTGCTGCACAAATCGCTTGGAATATCGCAATGAATTTGAATCCGTTAGGTGTTGTAATCGCCTTAATAGCCGGAGTGGTTGCCGGGGCTATATTGCTGTATAAAAACTTTGATGTAGTCAAAGAAAAGACACATCAATTATGGGCCGCAATAAAAAGCGCTTGGGAGAATGTAAAAACAAAAACAGCAGCAGTATGGGGAGAATTCAAAGAAACTATTTCAACCGCTATGGAAACAGCAAAGAAAAAAGCATCAGAGTTTTTTGAGCCAGTTAAAAAGTGGATCGACACTATTGTAGAGAAGTGGGAGGCTTTCAAAAAATCTATTACAAGCTTTGAGCTTCCGAAATTTGAATTACCTTCTTGGATGGGTGGAGGTGGAGATAGTAACTTGCCGGGGCACAAAGATGGACTTCCTTATGTCCCATATGACAATTATGTTGCAAGACTCCATAAAGGTGAACGTGTCCTTACAGCCCAAGAAAATAAGGATTACAACAAAGGTATTGTAAACAATAAGACTACTACAAACAATACGACAACTAGCACAGTTAATAAACCGACCAATGTTGTTGTTAATTATTACGCAAGTGGTGCCGGGGAAGATACTGAGTTCAGAAGATTCATGGCGAAATTCGGCCCAGCTTTGGAAAATATTTAG
- a CDS encoding D-Ala-D-Ala carboxypeptidase family metallohydrolase, giving the protein MGNPISIFLSINNGEKTMQIPILPSEIDPGGFENNHEVFETVNGELRLIGSKKLRRFSLTTFFPDNYYEVDKTGLAGFEGWGGQGNAAKKRIEELRRWNDRRVPIRLQIPYYGINMAVTLDRFEPKVRSGNRDIYYTLEMTEFIFPQLKVSKATGKVKPTVPKFDKYVAPPKEDSKKSGNKGKPGKGYDSDKAKAVREQVKKLGLRISSAGRSAKHNKEVGGAKSSAHLTNEAYDVVGNAKKLDQLAAWGRKNGYFVLWRTKGHYDHVHIDWKKR; this is encoded by the coding sequence ATGGGAAATCCTATTTCAATATTCCTTTCTATTAATAACGGAGAGAAAACAATGCAAATTCCTATCCTTCCTTCTGAAATTGATCCGGGGGGGTTCGAGAATAATCATGAAGTATTCGAAACCGTAAACGGAGAACTTCGACTAATCGGGAGTAAGAAATTGCGTCGCTTTTCTCTTACAACATTTTTCCCAGATAACTACTATGAAGTAGATAAAACAGGGCTTGCCGGGTTCGAAGGATGGGGAGGACAAGGAAACGCTGCTAAGAAGCGCATAGAGGAATTGCGACGCTGGAATGATAGGCGAGTACCCATACGACTACAAATACCGTACTACGGTATAAATATGGCTGTTACGTTAGATAGATTCGAACCAAAAGTAAGAAGTGGTAACCGGGATATCTACTACACCTTAGAAATGACAGAGTTTATATTCCCGCAATTAAAAGTAAGTAAAGCTACAGGCAAGGTAAAACCAACCGTACCGAAATTCGATAAATATGTTGCGCCTCCAAAGGAAGATAGTAAAAAATCTGGCAACAAAGGTAAACCGGGAAAGGGTTATGACTCGGACAAGGCAAAAGCAGTACGTGAGCAGGTCAAGAAACTTGGATTGCGCATTAGTTCAGCCGGACGCTCAGCCAAGCACAACAAAGAGGTAGGTGGCGCTAAAAGTTCGGCACACTTGACTAATGAAGCGTATGACGTTGTAGGTAATGCGAAAAAATTAGACCAGTTAGCAGCATGGGGCCGGAAGAATGGGTACTTTGTGTTATGGCGAACTAAAGGCCATTACGATCACGTTCATATCGATTGGAAGAAGAGGTAA
- a CDS encoding XkdQ/YqbQ family protein — MEEEVIFMPHQIFLTHEGTRYELTPVVGPMSWSDSIEELGQRLDFTLPIASATPYFKFKIAPADIVTVINEGKVIFMGYIFDMTYTETNRAITCYDPLFYLNKSKTTIQFKGKETATACVKKLLGPFAIPTARIATMNTKIKKIYNEQTYSDIIKDILYQAKRDIGEDYRFQMENGKLVIDRQNAFLLDVAIKLSSNSGKFDLLEFISNPQRRVSISELRNSIVITKDDQVYTSIAAPDSIGKYGLLQEAITFDGNTLSDAKRQALSALQELNRVNEEVSFDLLGHDDVRSGRVLKITEAKTGIIGQFIITSTNHTLANGIHKVSCTFKRY; from the coding sequence TTGGAAGAAGAGGTAATATTTATGCCGCACCAAATATTCCTTACACATGAAGGCACACGATATGAGTTGACACCCGTTGTTGGCCCGATGAGTTGGTCAGATTCTATAGAGGAATTAGGGCAGAGGTTAGACTTCACTCTTCCAATCGCATCTGCTACACCCTATTTCAAATTTAAGATTGCCCCAGCTGATATCGTAACTGTAATAAACGAGGGTAAAGTTATATTTATGGGCTATATCTTCGATATGACATATACAGAGACAAATAGGGCTATCACTTGCTACGATCCTTTATTTTATCTCAACAAGAGCAAAACGACGATTCAGTTTAAAGGGAAAGAAACAGCTACAGCTTGCGTTAAAAAGTTGCTTGGGCCGTTTGCTATTCCTACTGCTCGAATTGCTACCATGAATACGAAAATCAAAAAGATTTATAACGAACAAACCTATAGCGATATTATAAAAGACATTCTGTATCAGGCCAAACGAGACATAGGCGAGGACTACCGTTTTCAAATGGAGAATGGAAAACTTGTCATTGACCGACAGAATGCTTTTTTATTGGACGTAGCGATAAAGCTTTCTAGTAACAGTGGCAAGTTTGATTTACTAGAGTTTATTAGCAATCCGCAACGTAGAGTGTCTATTTCAGAACTACGAAATAGCATCGTTATAACTAAAGATGATCAGGTTTACACAAGCATAGCTGCACCTGATAGCATAGGCAAATATGGCTTGCTACAAGAAGCAATTACTTTCGATGGTAATACCCTATCCGATGCAAAAAGACAAGCATTATCGGCTTTGCAGGAGCTTAATCGAGTGAATGAAGAGGTTAGTTTTGATCTCTTAGGCCATGACGATGTACGCTCGGGCCGGGTACTTAAGATAACCGAGGCAAAAACAGGTATCATCGGACAATTTATCATCACAAGTACAAACCACACGCTTGCAAATGGTATTCATAAAGTAAGTTGCACTTTTAAACGATATTGA
- a CDS encoding DUF2577 family protein, whose translation MGITPERFATHLAQLLKERENPSFIGIQIGVVSKPLPDIEIKLGEEIELDKTMLIFAEHILKHNRKMKITSSSANLSHSKNAGATSQELDPPYKHSHDIAVANGSFSLSDSDVEYLDELKVGDEVIIMAAQDQQIYYVIDRAVKFE comes from the coding sequence ATGGGCATAACACCCGAAAGATTCGCTACACACCTTGCTCAATTACTAAAGGAAAGAGAAAACCCTTCATTCATTGGGATTCAAATAGGTGTTGTATCTAAACCTTTACCTGATATCGAAATCAAACTAGGTGAAGAAATAGAACTTGATAAAACAATGTTAATCTTTGCTGAACATATACTTAAGCACAATCGAAAAATGAAGATCACTTCTTCATCAGCTAATCTTTCGCATTCAAAAAATGCAGGTGCAACCTCTCAAGAACTTGATCCACCATACAAACATTCACATGATATAGCTGTAGCAAACGGTTCGTTTTCTCTATCTGATTCGGACGTTGAATATCTTGATGAATTAAAAGTCGGTGATGAAGTCATTATTATGGCAGCACAGGACCAACAAATTTATTATGTGATAGATAGGGCGGTGAAGTTTGAATGA